The genomic segment gtagatggaaactgaaagaagcccgtcatgtatatatatgtaaatgtatgtatgtgtatgtgtatgtgtgtctttgtatttgtgtttctctTCCTGCCACTTTgtaaccagtgttagtttgtttacatccccataacataatGGTTCAACGAAGGACCattagaataagtcctgggtcgattcgaacaactaaaatccttcaaggtggtgccccagcatggccacagtttaatggctgcaacaagtaaaagataaaaaaaaataagaagaagaataagtcTTACATGTTGGCTGataaattacatatttcattgttttgcatTTGACAATCCAGGATGTGATCAATAGGTCAGATATCAATATCTGATCAAAAACTTACATTATTTTTTACTGCAGCATTCAATGCCTCTCTCTGCCATAATTTATAAAACACTTCAAATGGAAAAATTGATTCTCTGGATTCAAATAAGCTCACTGTTTTTTTCTGAAGCTGGTGAAGTGTGCatgttatctgtgtgtgtgtggggggggtgtatgtgtgtgtgtgtgtgtgtgtgtgtgtNNNNNNNNNNgtgtgtgtgtgtgtgtgtgtgtgtgtgtgtgtatgtttgactaCATTGAATACTTTATCATATCTTGTCTGtttatctaaaaataaacattgttttcttcattccccccccccacaactgTTACTGATTTCAATTatcagattgcagccatgctagattaccccaccttcaagaatttggtcaatcatatcaaccccagtatttatttctgtttggtACTCATCTCTCTGACCTTGACTATGTTAATGAGCTTGTCCCGACAAATAGAGATATGCTCACCACACAACTTCCTTTGGAAATAGGAACAGGAAAAGAACAGCAACATTATCCGACTAGATTTGCTGGAAGAAGGAAATTTTGGGctgtaaaattaaataaagaatctGGGAACAAGATAGACCCTACATTTATTGTACAGGAAGATTGTAGTTACACAcagcagaaaaataataataatgaacggcataaatatgtaaaaatatgattAGATTTTTTTGGCCACCAGCCAAGaaacgtatataaaaaaaaatgaatgtttctGAAGAACTTTTTTTCATGATAATTAAGATTttaactgaataattacatatataacatgtatgtatatgatacaaatataatagaaaaccacattaaaatccaaatccaaaactgaagaaaacaaaaacatgagcaaaaaaagaaaaagaaaaagaagaaataaataaaagacatcaATTCAACACTACGTGGATCATCAACTGGTCACACACCACAAGGTTCAGCTGATCCTACTGAAGCAAACCAATGTGGTTGTGATATTACCACAGGTGATGACAAGGCTAAAGGTGTTGGAACAACCAAGCATCCTTAtgggcatcacctgacacctttGTAAGATGAGCCACCAACAATGACAAGAACTTCACTGTTAGTACCCAGCCTCTCCAAATGTCTCCAACACCacaggctggaagaaatgttTCACTGACAAGTTCTGATACTCAATGATTTTGTTCCTTTCAGCTACAGAAGCAATGACCCTCCCACTTGCCGTGGCATCCAAGAAGTGGAAGGGAGAAAAGGAACCCATTTTAGTCAGGCAGACCCTACAAAAACTCTTGCATTTTCACATAACTATATACTTCAGTTGTAGAACTATATACTGTCCAGCCCACACTATCTGTTTGATAACTTCCATCTCAATCGCAACATTTTAAATAACATGTCTAAAGTTCACTTTAGGGCATATAACTCTTTCCAGATGTATTTGCTTTATGAGTAGGTGAAGGGAAATAATCCCAACAAACTGTTAATTATATCCCCTACATTACAATATATTGTGCAAGGGAGGAGGTAGCCATTCATTGCATGGAGTCTAGAAATTGAATCAAAAATGAAACACAGTAATCATGAATATCATTTTGCTATCCATCTGGTGAAAATTTGTGTAGCAACTGTAATCATCCTGATAACTgaattaaataatacaatatgatattataatatgatataatagtATTACATTACATTCACTAGCATAGCTGGGGGAGGGAGCGGTAGGGGTTGTCTGCCCCCCCCCCGGTCAGCACTTTTAAGGTGGGGAGGggggcacttttgggtctgcaagaggcaatatgtgttttttataGGGTGGAAAACAGAAGAGTCACTTTGGGCAGCACACACTCTCGCTATGCTAgtgattacattatattatatatatgtgtgtgtacatattatgtgtgtgtgtgtgtcctgtcaCACAATTAAACAAATCTGTGTAAAATCCTATACAGATCTACTTGTCCAAGCAACTTTATGATTGCACTCTTATTATTTGTAAAAGTAATACATCCACAATCACccatatacagaaataaacatgtaaatataacaTGCTTATCAATAGTTAAATGCTGGGATATTTTAAGTTATGCAATGCaatatattatcaattatttcatAACTATaggtgtacatacctacataccaaGGATGTGCTGCTTGGGTAGGCCAGGTAGGCAGTGTATACCTTGAATGAAATAGATCGATGGTATTCGCCCTCACAGTGTGTATCTGAATGAAGCAAAAAGAATAATACATCGACACTCTCTTGTTCCTGGTTATTTTTGTGTGTAGCTTAACAAAgctatactcatcatcatcatcatcatcatcatcgtttaatgtccgttttccatgctggcatgcattggacggtttgactggggactggcaagccaggaggctgcaccaggctccaatcaaaacatgaacataatttttttttaaattcataaaacTGAATGTTGatatattaattattacaattaaactgaatatttgacattttaaataaaaaatatatcattgatcTTTTTGTTCTTTACAGTTATTTATAATTCCGATACATCTTCACcgctgttttccttctttttcaactGACTAACCTTGTATCAcctttacagcaagacacctgttcctacCCTTCTATCATACTTAAACCTTTCAGCCCCTGGCATAAAGCCTGtcccctcaatactactccccactcAGCTGAGggtgtctttgtcttgcaaatttcttggcaacctcactggtgATCATGTAACGCTAAAACAACCCGGTACACTCTgaaaaatggttggcattaggaagggcatccagctgtagaaaccataccaaagcaggcaGTAAAGTttgatgcagtcctctgactctccagctcctgtcaaaccatccaacccatgccagcatggaaatcagacgctaaatagtgatgatgatgatgatgatgatgaatgatatagtcatgattctttaatttatttgcaTTCTCACCTTGTACATGTTATAGCTTTGTGGTAATAACTCTTATATATCATAGCCTTGACGACTACTTAATGTTACCACATTTCTGGCTGACAGAACATTTATTTCTGCAAAGTagttttgcatttaaattttaaCCTACTTTaaattatgttgatttttgtattttatttcgtttttttttaatgtggtttgcaagattcttgatctgaattcgtgtgttgaagcatattttattgtgtctggggagagtcattctcttttagtgcctcatTAATTTAACGCACTCACtggtctgatttccactcatttacttattatttttgcattttgtttcttattaaaattaacattttccTAATATGCCATATTTTTTGGTCTACAATATTAAGTAagtttaatttataattatttcaattattttatcaataaatttttcatataatctttttttgtttgtttcaggcAAGAGCAGTGGACTAGCCATGTCTGCTGGTTCTTGGGAGGACTCATCAAATTTGACTCATGACAGAGATGAAACGAGTAATCTTGAGCTGGTTAAGAAACGTCCTCCACCTCGACCATCAGGGCCACCTCCTCGATCTGCTCCTCCAAGACCTGCACCAATCAACTTAAAAGCTACTTCTCGGTCAACTTCTCCTTCTGCTCAACCAACAACAACTGCTTCAGCAAGTGCATCTCCATCAGTTGGACATCATATAACTTCTGCTAATAAAAAGGCCCATAAAATTATAAGTTCTTTGAAACATAAAGCTGGTCTAAAATCGCCAAAGCACTTCATTAaagataagaagaagaacaaatcCCCAATACCCTCTCCTTCGAAAGAATTTGTTGATCCAACATTCAGTGATAAAACTGAACGCTCTGAAGAATGGCTGGCCTTACAGCAAATGCTAGAGCGAACCAAAGAAACAGTCATAAAgacacaacagaatttgaatAGATTAGCATCAAAAGACGAGGGTGATAATCTTGGAGAAGACGACGAAGCTTCAGCTTCTGATAGTTCTTGGGCTGGTTTGAGAGCTAAGCAAGGAGAATCAGAAGAAATCGatgaagaaatatcaaatattccaTACTCCAAAACTTCAAGCTATTATCCCGAAGACTCTACTGAAGAATTAAATGATATTAgtacaaaacaaaaatctgaaaCAAGTGGTAGTGTTCAAGACTTATTAGGGCTTGGGTTGGGAGATTTTGAATCCCCACCTGAACCGGATGATTGGCTCTCCAGCCATAAATCTCAATTTGAAAAAGACTTTTtagcagcagaagaagaaaattTAACTTTATCCAACAAGAGTGTTACTGATGAATTAGTTGATAGCTTTTTAGGACTAGACCCTTCAACTAGCCTAAAACCTTCCCCAGCTATAAGTCCCGCACTTTCTCCCGTCACCCAACTTGCCCCAGAATCTGAAGGAGACCCATTTGTTGTTCCAAAAATTATCGATCCGTTTGATGTTTCTTCAATTGTTATTAAATCCAAATCAGAATCTGACCCCTTTACTGTTAAATCAGCAGTTGCAACTCCATCTGATCCGTTTGTTGTGACGCATGATCCTTTCGTTACATCTGTTGAGAGTGGTATTAAGTCCACTGATCCATTTGCCGTAAAAACAACATCGCCTTCAACAGATCCTTTTGTAGTTTCTAGTGATCCAGTAACTACAACACAGTCCTATAATGTTTTAGAAGATCCATTTTCTGTTAAACCAAGTGTATCTAAAACAATTCCAGATTCACTTTCTCCAAAACCCCAAACAGAAATATCCTCATCTGATCCTTTTATTGTTTCTCCTGCATGTACAGAATCATTATTTCTGGGATCAACTTTGGGTAGTTCCACATCAGATACATTAGCTGTTTCACCTGGATTGCCAAGATCTGGTTCTGAATTATTTGCTGACACTTCTGATTTGACACCATCTAATATTGACCCTTTCACCCCAACTAAGGATATTTTTAGCTCAACAGTTGACCCGTTCACTTCAGCTGCAGAGCTCACAAGTTCAACAAGCGATCCTTTTGCATCAACTACAGAGGTCACTAGCTCAACAGCTGATCCCTTCTCTTCAACTGCAGAAGTCACAAGTGCAACAGTTGATCCCTTCTCTTCAACTGCAGAGGTCACAAGTGCAACAGTTGATCCCTTCTCTTCAACTGCAGAGGTCACAAGTTCAACAGCTGATCTTTTTGCACCAACTACAGAACTCAGCAGTTTAACAGGTGATCCCTTCACTTCAACTGCAGAGGTCACAAGTTCAACAGCTGATCTTTTTGCACCAACTACAGAACTTAGCAGTTTAACAGGTGATCCCTTCACTTCGACTACAGAGCTCACGAGTTCAAAAGTCGATCCTTTTGCATCACCTGCAGATTTCACTACTTCAAATACTGATCTATTTGGTGAAAACAAAGATGCatttgaaataaattcgaatatacAAGAAACGAGGACCACTGATTTTGTCTCAGAAAAGACTGAAGAAGTAAATCAGCTTGAAGACTTTTTCATTGAAAAAACTAAAGATACTGGAGataatattttcatgaataataTTACGAAAGATAAAGAATTAGGAACTTCAGGTGTTGATCCGTTTGCTTCCTCAGAAGCATCCGTATTTACTCAACCAAATTTAGAACTTCCTGATTTTGCCTGCTTCTCAGAATCCGAAGGATTCATTGATCCAGCTGGATCAACAGACACTAGTCTCGTTCCAGATAAAACAGACAAGCTGGCCTCCACACCAGAACCTTATTCAACTATTTCTGAACCACTTGATTTTGCTTCAATCGCTTTAGCAATTAAAGCAGTTGAGAAAATTGCAGTAAGTTCTGATCAAAGTAAACCAACGTCTAGTCcattcacaacaatatctgaacCATTAGAGTTTCATACCGATGATACTTcttataaattagataaaaaaactACAGACTCTTTAGAAGATAGTCCTTTTTGTACTACATCAGAACCAGTTGATATAGGATCAGTTTCTTTTGTAAAACAGGAGGATTTGCAAATTGCTGATCAAGTAGTTGATAACCCCTTTTCTTCACAAACTGATCCTTTTACTACTATTTCAGAACCAGTAGATGTTCATGTAGAATCATCTGAAACTTCTtttggctggaatgccttttctGATCAATTTAGCTCTACTTCAGATAGTGATTTGAACACTAAAATTTCTGCTAATGATCAATCTAGTTTTGCGTTTTCTGAATTAAGTGTCACTCAAGCAGCTCCTGCTATTCAACCATTTTCCAGTTCACCATTTGAAACTGACTGGCCGAGTTCAGTCTCAGACTCAGCAGTTAAAACTGACATAGCTTTCCCAGGGGTAGGAAGTGATTTTAGTTCTGCAAATATGTCTGTGCCAACATCTGAAGATGCATTTCCAATGGCAACTGATGCGACTGGTGATATGTTTGCTGCACAACCAACAGACATAACTatgacaacaataccaacaacaacatcaacaacaacaaaagacagtTCACTGCTGACAATGGAAGTAACAGATTTAGCCGCAAGTAGCGCAGAAACTGATACATCCCTGACGAAGACTAGTGCTGATTTCTTAATCAGTGATGAAGCTTTCTCAACAACATTTGGTAGTCCAGTTTCTTCAAACACGACCACTGAAATCCTTGCCCCAGATATATCACATCCTACAAATGCAAATAAACCTTTTTCACTCATTGATGACAGTTTTGCATCGGCATCACCAATGCTTGACTCTTCAGGAGAAAATTTGCATTCTTTAACAGATCCATTTGCTGAGGAAGTAAAATCAACTTGTTTCTCAGATTCTGGTTTCCCTACAACAAACTCAGCTTTCCCTATGCTGGAACCGTCTGCTGTACCTACAACGGCACCTTTCTCGGAGTCTTCATTTTCTATCTTGGCTCCACAAACAACTCCTGTTCCAAGTTCCTTTTCAGCAATGGATTCACAAGAAGTCCCTGATATTTCCAAATCAGAAATCAGTCAGATTAATCCTTTTGACAACATTGATCCGGAAACTTCTATCCACGTAAATGTTAAAAATCCATTTTCAATGTTTGAAACTATTGAAGATGATTCACCTTTTGGGCAGTCTGTTGATAATAAAGCTAATAATATGGGTGCATTAATACAACCAGAAATATCTGAGGATATTGCTTCTAAATTAAATGCTTTCCTACAGCCTGATATTACTCCTGATCCTGCTCCTGTAGCCAGTAGCCCTAACATTACTAGTTCATCTGGAGAGGGTGCAGATTCAAACATTAACTTATTTACAGAATCAAGTGTCAATCCGTTTGTAGATCAAAATGATACTCCAGCTGTTGCCACTGCCGAATTTTTTGATGAAGATTTCTTCAATACAAAAACTGCTGAGAAAATTGCTGAAGGGGATTCAGCGAAGAATGCTTGGGGGGCAATGGAAACTTTTGATAAAGACTCGACTTTTAATCCTTTCCAAAATGATAACTTTGATGCTGAAAATATCCCCCAAAATATATTAGATGACATGGACAGTCAAGAACTGACAAATGAGCAGAAGAACCCATTTTTGTCTAGTGATTTTAATGCAACTGCTATGATTGGAGAGACAACTATTAATCCATTTTTGAGTCAGGTAGAAGAACTTGAAAAAGCACAGAGTTCATTGTCAGACAATCTCAGTATTTTCCTAGGTAAAGGGGAAGATTTGCCAATTGATCCAACTGACTTGCCTATAGATGTTTTTGACCCTTTCAAAACCATTGAGCCTGATGATATTCCAGAAACATCAGGTGCCATGGCCGCCACACATACAGCAGCTGTCGATTCAAGTGATGATGACAAAGAATCACCAGATATGGATGATAATAAAGATGCTTTTAAACTGACCATACGAATGAGGGAACCAGTTGAATCGGGGCCATCAGTTGCTCTACCGCCTCCTCCCAAAGTGCCCAAATCTCCACAAATGGCACCACGTATAAACCCATTTGATCGAGATTCTCCACCGGAAGAAAACTTTGCAAAATTCGAagtgatggaaactgaagaaaaagTAAAGGAACCAAGAACTGAGACTCAGATGAGTGTTTCTACGACAGAGAGTAGCACAcctgaagaggaagaaaaacatcTTGAACCCCTTGAGAGTTTTAACCCCAAAATGGAAGAGGACGGATGGACATTAATGCTTCGACAGCCAACGAAGAAGAAGCTGACTGGTAATCGTTTCTGGAAGACAATTTATGTGAGATTGGTCCAACAAAATGATGGACCTGTTTTGAAACTTTACAATAGCAAAGATGATAAAGATTCATTTCAAGAGCTCCCCCTTCAGCCTTGTTACTCTTTGTCTGAAATAGCCCTACAACATTATGATCAATATGGAAAGATACACACATTGAAAATTCAGTATGTTTTCTATCGTGAAAGAGTTGGAATTCGAACAGAAAAGATTACACCAACTTTTGTGAAAAACATGAAACCAAAAGCTAACATGATTTTAGATCATGCTCCACAGATCTCAGAGCTTCTTAAATTTGGTTCACTAAGTGAACAGACAATTATCACCTTTGTACAAGAGGTGGAAGATGCATTAATGGCAATTGTTGCTCACAGAGAAAAAACATTATCATATCAAAAAGACGAAGTTattgttgatgtaatcgatgaaTACAAAGCACATATTAACACGGGAGGCCATATTGTCGCCCAGAAAGCCAGAGTAagaattttttgtttatcttttgtaaCAGGTATGCCATTTGTAGAACTAGGAGTTAATGACAAACGGCGCAAAGGGAGAGAAGTTGTTGGTCGACATGATATCATACCTATCAAAACAGAAGAGTGGATCAAGCCGGAGAACATTCAGTTTCATTGTTCTGCGAAGCCAGAAGAATACGAAAAGGATGGGACCATTAAATTTCATCCACTGGATGCATGTCATTTTGAACTAATGAGGTTCCGTATTCGACTGAGAGATAATAAAGAGTTGCCTTTGATAGTAAGAGTATTTCGAAGTATCAAAGAAAGACATGTTGAATACCGGTGTGATGTTGTGTGTACCGGTTACCATGCGTATAGTAAAAAACATGGACAATTTCCATGTGAAGACATTGAAATAAGATTTCCAATTCCTGATTGCTGGATCTATTTATTTCGTTATGAAAAGCGATTTGGCTATGGATCCTTTAAATCTGCCACCAGAAAACCAGGGAAAATCAAAGGGCTAGAAAGGTTGACAATGATGACACAAAGTGGCACTAATCCAGCTCTTCTGGAAGCATCTGTAGGCACagcaaaatatgaaaatgtttatcATGCAATTGTATGGCGGATTAGTAGATTACCAGAAAGAAATCAAGGTTAGTTTGATTTTTCAACGAATTTTAATATAGctctctttaatttttatttcagcaTTAATTTCCTTTTATCTAACTCCAAAAATTGTAATTTCCTCGACTGTGATTGCACACAATATGATATATTCTAAAATACTTCAccatttttcctattttatgtCTATAACCAGCATTTTATGATTTGATAGGGAAATATATATAGGattatatattaatctttatGGTTGTGTTGAATCAAATATTTATTCCTCTTAAACAATAAAGTAACAAATGAAAGCTTCTGTTTATCAATTTAGTTTCACAGTAACTTTCTCTTTACAGAAGGGAAGCTTGAAAGCTGATTGTTAAATGAGTTCACGTTTAACTTC from the Octopus bimaculoides isolate UCB-OBI-ISO-001 chromosome 11, ASM119413v2, whole genome shotgun sequence genome contains:
- the LOC106874878 gene encoding mucin-17; translation: MSAGSWEDSSNLTHDRDETSNLELVKKRPPPRPSGPPPRSAPPRPAPINLKATSRSTSPSAQPTTTASASASPSVGHHITSANKKAHKIISSLKHKAGLKSPKHFIKDKKKNKSPIPSPSKEFVDPTFSDKTERSEEWLALQQMLERTKETVIKTQQNLNRLASKDEGDNLGEDDEASASDSSWAGLRAKQGESEEIDEEISNIPYSKTSSYYPEDSTEELNDISTKQKSETSGSVQDLLGLGLGDFESPPEPDDWLSSHKSQFEKDFLAAEEENLTLSNKSVTDELVDSFLGLDPSTSLKPSPAISPALSPVTQLAPESEGDPFVVPKIIDPFDVSSIVIKSKSESDPFTVKSAVATPSDPFVVTHDPFVTSVESGIKSTDPFAVKTTSPSTDPFVVSSDPVTTTQSYNVLEDPFSVKPSVSKTIPDSLSPKPQTEISSSDPFIVSPACTESLFLGSTLGSSTSDTLAVSPGLPRSGSELFADTSDLTPSNIDPFTPTKDIFSSTVDPFTSAAELTSSTSDPFASTTEVTSSTADPFSSTAEVTSATVDPFSSTAEVTSATVDPFSSTAEVTSSTADLFAPTTELSSLTGDPFTSTAEVTSSTADLFAPTTELSSLTGDPFTSTTELTSSKVDPFASPADFTTSNTDLFGENKDAFEINSNIQETRTTDFVSEKTEEVNQLEDFFIEKTKDTGDNIFMNNITKDKELGTSGVDPFASSEASVFTQPNLELPDFACFSESEGFIDPAGSTDTSLVPDKTDKLASTPEPYSTISEPLDFASIALAIKAVEKIAVSSDQSKPTSSPFTTISEPLEFHTDDTSYKLDKKTTDSLEDSPFCTTSEPVDIGSVSFVKQEDLQIADQVVDNPFSSQTDPFTTISEPVDVHVESSETSFGWNAFSDQFSSTSDSDLNTKISANDQSSFAFSELSVTQAAPAIQPFSSSPFETDWPSSVSDSAVKTDIAFPGVGSDFSSANMSVPTSEDAFPMATDATGDMFAAQPTDITMTTIPTTTSTTTKDSSLLTMEVTDLAASSAETDTSLTKTSADFLISDEAFSTTFGSPVSSNTTTEILAPDISHPTNANKPFSLIDDSFASASPMLDSSGENLHSLTDPFAEEVKSTCFSDSGFPTTNSAFPMLEPSAVPTTAPFSESSFSILAPQTTPVPSSFSAMDSQEVPDISKSEISQINPFDNIDPETSIHVNVKNPFSMFETIEDDSPFGQSVDNKANNMGALIQPEISEDIASKLNAFLQPDITPDPAPVASSPNITSSSGEGADSNINLFTESSVNPFVDQNDTPAVATAEFFDEDFFNTKTAEKIAEGDSAKNAWGAMETFDKDSTFNPFQNDNFDAENIPQNILDDMDSQELTNEQKNPFLSSDFNATAMIGETTINPFLSQVEELEKAQSSLSDNLSIFLGKGEDLPIDPTDLPIDVFDPFKTIEPDDIPETSGAMAATHTAAVDSSDDDKESPDMDDNKDAFKLTIRMREPVESGPSVALPPPPKVPKSPQMAPRINPFDRDSPPEENFAKFEVMETEEKVKEPRTETQMSVSTTESSTPEEEEKHLEPLESFNPKMEEDGWTLMLRQPTKKKLTGNRFWKTIYVRLVQQNDGPVLKLYNSKDDKDSFQELPLQPCYSLSEIALQHYDQYGKIHTLKIQYVFYRERVGIRTEKITPTFVKNMKPKANMILDHAPQISELLKFGSLSEQTIITFVQEVEDALMAIVAHREKTLSYQKDEVIVDVIDEYKAHINTGGHIVAQKARVRIFCLSFVTGMPFVELGVNDKRRKGREVVGRHDIIPIKTEEWIKPENIQFHCSAKPEEYEKDGTIKFHPLDACHFELMRFRIRLRDNKELPLIVRVFRSIKERHVEYRCDVVCTGYHAYSKKHGQFPCEDIEIRFPIPDCWIYLFRYEKRFGYGSFKSATRKPGKIKGLERLTMMTQSGTNPALLEASVGTAKYENVYHAIVWRISRLPERNQGAYKTHLFTLRLDLGPHDEIPDSLEMVSDVKFTMPASTVSKCQIRSISCGNPTPPEKWVRYIAHYNYKVAIEHTLEGSIKNVPEIDVQMAAEGNDSESDS